DNA sequence from the Ovis canadensis isolate MfBH-ARS-UI-01 breed Bighorn chromosome 2, ARS-UI_OviCan_v2, whole genome shotgun sequence genome:
ATTCTGAAAAAGACCTCACCCTGCAGGCATTCCTAGACTGACATAGAGCCGTTTTCCTTTGGAGCTCTTTTTGGTCCAGTAGGTCCCAGGCCCTCTTCTAAGGACTGCATATAGCTCATTTCATTCAGTTCCGTGGGCTCTATGTGGGTGTCAGCATCCACTAAGATGTTAAAGAGGAGAAACAGCGGGATGACTGGTCACCAGTGGGAAGGGAGAGCTATTACAGGGCCTGTGCTCAGGGGTCTCAACCACTGGTACCTAAATCTGGCAGATCCCCCCCTTCCCCAAAACTTCCTCCCTACTCCCACCCTGGGTGAAGGACCCAGACCAGGGCCTAAGTACAGCCGATGTCCTGTGGGTATGAATTTATTAGAGGAGTCAGGTCAGAGTGGGTACAAGTTGCAGGTTGGGAGAAAGGGGCAGGAGGCGTGAGCAGCCCTGCCAGCCTGAGGCCAAGCAGACAGGAGGCTGGAGGGGCCACAGTCAGTAGAGCACTGGGCCAGCAGGCAAGCAGATGGGCTGTTCTTCACCCTGCGAGTATCAGCGCCGAGGGCACAGCAGCAGCTTAGAGAAGATGTGGAGGGTATAGGTGCCTGGCTCCAGTAGCAGCTGGGTGGGCAGGACAATGAGGAAGCCCCTACTCCAGGGCCAAGCTTGGAATGAAGGGCGGTGCCACTCAACATTGTAGGAAAGGCACTTGGATAAGACAGGCaaggggcgggggcggtggcAGCACAGGCTGCGGCGAGGGGgcaaggcacagagagggcagTGGGGTGGTGAGAGGCCAGGACCCCGGGGGAGGGGGATCTGGGCCTTTGGGTAGCTCCTTTGAGCCCTGCCATGGTGGGGGTGCCGCTCCCGAGTCCAGGCCCAGTGGGTCGGCTCCTTGGCCATGACCTCCTCGCAGCTCTGGCGTCTCACAACAGCCCTGAAGCCCATCCGTGCCCACAGCTTGTCCCTCTGATGCAGGAAGTCTGATACTTGGTGATGCCAATCTTGGCCCAGGGCCCACAGAAAAATCACGCTTTTGGGGTCCTCCAGGTCTTCCTCCATGTCATTTGCAAGGTACAGTGCCAGGAACAGATTGCTGTGGGTGTACTCGCTGAGCTGCAGGTTGGCACGCTGGAAGTAGACCAGCACCATGGCCAGGAGATACTTGTCTGAAATCTGGAAACAGGGATCTTTGGAGAGGAAATCCTGGAGGAAACTGTGCTCCAG
Encoded proteins:
- the LOC138434230 gene encoding speedy protein C-like, translating into MNDAQDPATVPGADTQVKLRGWSRQGEGDESSHLRQHQELQAFLHLLEHSFLQDFLSKDPCFQISDKYLLAMVLVYFQRANLQLSEYTHSNLFLALYLANDMEEDLEDPKSVIFLWALGQDWHHQVSDFLHQRDKLWARMGFRAVVRRQSCEEVMAKEPTHWAWTRERHPHHGRAQRSYPKAQIPLPRGPGLSPPHCPLCALPPRRSLCCHRPRPLPVLSKCLSYNVEWHRPSFQAWPWSRGFLIVLPTQLLLEPGTYTLHIFSKLLLCPRR